Proteins co-encoded in one Acanthopagrus latus isolate v.2019 chromosome 10, fAcaLat1.1, whole genome shotgun sequence genomic window:
- the LOC119026869 gene encoding uncharacterized protein LOC119026869 isoform X1 — MDCHHLKAMAPGKRVLTLADHISQITSADMKWNAPPRSVAPNDSLKSDLSMLEPPDSHPQRTPSEPLRETDSTASTVSMKSESSMFEPPSFHLQRAQSEPSRETDSTASTVSVKSESSMFEPPSFHLQRGQSEPLRETDSRASNVSMKSDSSMYEPPSFNLKRKHGQLTEEISSCSVCEEAVKDPVPLLCGHQSCKQCVPSFWDQYSSTAVYPCKTCGRRFKGEPEHQTHSEDNKKNLNLPSASRPAPQNTTGPAGREKRDQDLQSVLLEKTIKRVEMETEKLQAEKEKLQAEKETFQAEKETFQAEKEKFQAEKEKSQAEKEKFELEKRKLALEIQSLEQKGSYDTYLPYSLPRTLNLV, encoded by the exons ATG gATTGCCATCATTTAAAGGCCATGGCCCCAGGGAAGCGTGTCCTCACTCTCGCTGATCATATCAG tcagaTCACAAGTGCCGACATGAAATGGAACGCGCCACCAAG gAGTGTAGCTCCTAATGACTCTTTGAAGAGTGATTTGTCCATGTTGGAGCCACCTGACTCTCATCCTCAGAGGACACCAAG TGAACCGTTACGTGAAACTGACTCCACAGCTTCCACCGTCTCAATGAAGAGTGAATCATCCATGTTTGAGCCGCCCAGTTTTCATCTTCAGAGGGCACAAAG TGAACCGTCAAGAGAAACTGACTCCACAGCTTCCACCGTCTCAGTGAAGAGTGAATCATCCATGTTTGAGCCGCCCAGTTTTCATCTTCAGAGGGGACAGAG tGAACCGTTACGTGAAACTGACTCCAGAGCTTCAAATGTCTCGATGAAGAGCGATTCATCCATGTACGAGCCGCCCAGCTTTAATCTTAAGAGGAAACATGG TCAGCTGACTGAGGAGATCTCCAGCTGttcagtgtgtgaggaggctGTGAAGGATCCAGTCCCTTTACTCTGTGGACACCAGTCCTGCAAACAGTGTGTCCCCTCATTCTGGGACCAGTACAGTTCAACAGCGGTCTACCCCTGCAAGACGTGTGGAAGGAGGTTCAAAGGAGAACCTGAACACCAGACTCATTCTGAGGACAACAAGA AGAACCTCAACCTGCCTTCAGCATCACGACCGGCTCCACAAAACACAACTGGACCAGctggaagagagaagagagatcAGGATCTCCAGTCTGTTCTGCTGGAGAAGACGATCAAGAGAGTAGAGATGGAGACGGAGAAGTTacaggcagaaaaagaaaagttacagGCAGAAAAGGAGACGTTTCAGGCAGAAAAGGAGACGTTTCAGGCAGAAAAGGAGAAGTTTCaggcagaaaaggaaaaatcacaGGCAGAAAAGGAGAAGTTTGAACTTGAGAAAAGGAAACTCGCTTTAGAAATCCAGTCATTGGAGCAAAAGGGCAGCTACGACACATATCTTCCGTATTCACTCCCGCGTACGTTAAACCTAGTTTGA
- the LOC119026823 gene encoding NACHT, LRR and PYD domains-containing protein 5-like isoform X2: MAKRKKRKRSDSASSSSMSEQPISSCSEPSVSESSTAPSVVSMKSDGSMFHPLNFKETQSQTTGEPSSCSVQHTEEDIRHSHLLEAKKNLKEAMQKKFTLTSEGNGDEGSSLNKIYTELIITTGESEGPHDEHAFRSIKHKLERKPSKQSINLSDIVKPLSGQETSHRTVLTKGVAGIGKSFAVQKFVLDWAEDRENQDIDFIFCHAFREVNLSRDDKSLHELLIELHPALRSLINSEDYTRARVMVILDGLDESRFHLDFANKMVTSVSEVTSVGNLLTNLIQGNFLQNAKVWITSRPAAASQIPAEFVDMVTEIRGFSDPQKEEYFKRRFSPDLGLAERIFSHIQSSQSLDIMCQIPIFCWISAVLFEEIFKGDEKAEIPQTLTEMMAHFLFAQTKRRSRKYDKITETNKERLLRKHREFLLKLGKLAFVQLQKNNLIFYEEDLQDSEIDIAEATIYSGFCNAALREEHVASQKKVFFFVHLTVQEFFAALFVYDCFTNKNAKELGEFLDLKDKEHTFLDLLKMTVDKVLEKKNGHLDFFLRFLLGLLVESNCRVVQGLLTTPEPSQDTDKKILTYLKAIRRKALPPQSSINLFQAMVEMRDHKVKDEIQEYLKLSDRSKTELTPLHCSALAYILQVSKNDLDELDLKSFNTSEEGRRRLIPAVRISRKAILADCKVTEEWVEHVAFGLKFPYLPLRDLDLSNNDLKDSGVKLLCDGLSSQHCKLKILRLSGCLITEDGCGYLASALKSNPSHLTELDLSYNNPGDSGVKVLSDLRDDPQHKLIKLNLEHGGIHRMTPGFKKYACELTLDANTAHKKLLLSEGNRKVTWVEAEQPYPDHKDRFDHNPLVLCEQGLDGRCYLEVEALQPFNIGLTYRTIGRKDKVNDGRLGHNDKSWCLTCLDDGCYVWHNDEIVNTPPQCICSRSSRVGVYLDWPAGTLSFYRVSSDSRTRLHTFKTKFTEPLYPAVELLPQSSALFCQLT; encoded by the exons ATGgcgaagaggaagaagagaaagcgATCCGACTCTGCGTCGTCCTCTTCGATGTctgagcagccaatcagctcctGCAGTGAACCTTCTGTGAG TGAATCGTCCACAGCTCCCAGTGTCGTCTCTATGAAGAGCGATGGTTCCATGTTTCATCCGCTCAATTTTAAGGAGACACAAAG CCAAACGACAGGAGAGCCCTCCAGCTGTTCAGTACAACATACTGAGGAAGACATCA GACACAGCCACCTTTTGGAAGCAAAGAAGAATCTGAAAGAAGCAATGCAAAAGAAATTTACGTTGACTTCTGAAGGTAATGGCGACGAAGGGAGCTCCCTGAACAAAATCTACACAGAACTCATCATCACCACCGGAGAGAGTGAAGGGCCACATGACGAACATGCGTTTAGAAGCATCAAACATAAATTGGAAAGAAAACCTTCTAAACAATCAATCAACCTCAGTGACATCGTCAAACCTTTGTCTGGCCAAGAGACATCCCACAGGACCGTCCTGACAAAGGGCGTCGCAGGCATCGGTAAATCATTCGCTGTGCAGAAATTCGTCCTCGACTGGGCCGAAGACCGCGAAAACCAGGacattgatttcattttctgtcatgctTTTCGAGAGGTGAATTTGAGTAGAGATGACAAAAGCTTGCATGAGCTCCTGATTGAACTTCACCCTGCACTCAGAAGTTTGATAAATTCAGAAGATTACACCAGGGCCAGAGTCATGGTGATCCTGGACGGGCTTGATGAAAGCCGTTTTCACCTGGACTTTGCAAACAAGATGGTAACATCGGTCAGTGAAGTGACCTCTGTGGGCAATCTTCTTACAAACCTCATCCAGGGTAACTTTCTTCAAAATGCAAAAGTCTGGATAACTTCCcgtccagcagcagccagtcagatCCCTGCAGAGTTTGTTGACATGGTGACTGAGATAAGAGGGTTCAGTGACCCACAGAAAGAAGAGTACTTCAAGAGAAGATTTAGTCCCGACTTGGGCCTTGCTGAAAggattttttcacacattcagtcTTCACAGAGTCTCGACATCATGTGTCAGATCCCGATCTTCTGCTGGATTTCTGCGGTATTGTTTGAAGAGATATTTAAGGGAGACGAGAAAGCTGAAATCCCCCAAACGCTAACAGAGATGATGGCACATTTCCTGTTCGCCCAGACCAAACGCAGAAGCAGAAAATATGACAAGATAACTGAGACAAACAAGGAACGACTtctgaggaaacacagagaattCCTTCTGAAACTTGGAAAACTTGCATTTGTCCAGCTGCAAAAGAACAACCTGATTTTCTATGAAGAAGACCTGCAAGACTCTGAGATTGACATAGCAGAGGCAACAATCTACTCTGGATTTTGCAATGCAGCTCTGAGGGAAGAACATGTGGCTTCTCAGAAGAAGGTCTTCTTCTTTGTACACCTTACTGTACAGGAGTTCTTTGCAGCTCTTTTTGTCTATGACTGTTTCAccaacaaaaatgcaaaagaacTTGGTGAATTCCTTGATCTGAAGGACAAAGAACATACTTTCCTTGATCTTCTGAAGATGACAGTTGATAAAGTGCTGGAGAAGAAGAATGGCCACCTGGACTTCTTCTTGCGCTTCCTCCTCGGCCTTTTGGTCGAGTCCAACTGCAGAGTTGTTCAGGGTCTGCTGACGACGCCAGAACCAAGCCAAGACACCGACAAGAAAATCTTGACTTATCTCAAAGCCATCCGAAGGAAAGCCCTCCCACCACAAAGCAGTATCAACCTCTTCCAGGCCATGGTTGAAATGAGAGACCACAAAGTCAAAGATGAGATTCAGGAATATCTCAAGTTGTCAGATCGTTCCAAAACAGAGCTGACTCCCCTGCACTGCTCGGCACTGGCCTACATCCTGCAGGTGTCCAAGAATGATCTGGATGAGTTGGACTTGAAGAGTTTCAACACATCAGAGGAAGGCAGACGGAGGCTGATACCAGCTGTGAGGATCAGCAGGAAGGCCAT ACTTGCAGACTGTAAAGTGACAGAAGAGTGGGTTGAACATGTGGCCTTTGGTCTCAAGTTTCCTTACTTGCCTCTAAGAGATCTGGATCTGAGCAACAATGACCTGAAGGATTCAGGagtaaagctgctctgtgatggACTGTCGAGTCAGCACTGCAAACTGAAGATACTGAG GTTGTCAGGTTGCCTAATCACAGAGGACGGCTGTGGTTATCTGGCCTCAGCTCTaaagtccaacccctcccatctgacagagctggacctgagctacaacAACCCAGGAGACTCAGGAGTCAAAGTTCTGTCTGACCTGAGAGACGATCCACAACACAAGCTCATCAAACTCAA TCTTGAACATGGTGGAATTCACCGGATGACACCAGGATTCAAGAAAT ACGCCTGTGAGCTCACATTGGATGCCAACACAGCCCACAAGaagctcctcctctctgaaggGAACAGAAAGGTGACCTGGGTGGAAGCAGAGCAGCCATATCCGGATCACAAAGACCGGTTTGATCACAACCCACTGGTGCTGTGTGAACAGGGTCTAGACGGGCGCTGCTACCTGGAGGTTGAGGCGTTGCAGCCCTTTAATATTGGGCTGACGTACAGAACCATTGGCAGGAAAGATAAAGTGAATGATGGCAGGCTGGGACACAACGACAAGTCTTGGTGTCTGACTTGCTTAGATGACGGTTGTTATGTTTGGCACAATGACGAGATTGTCAATACTCCTCCTCAGTGTATTTGCTCTCGCTCCAGTCGGGTGGGAGTGTATCTGGACTGGCCAGCTGGGACTCTTTCCTTCTACAGAGTTTCCTCTGACAGTCGAACACGCCTTCATACCTTCAAAACAAAGTTCACTGAGCCCCTTTATCCTGCAGTTGAACTTCTCCCTCAGTCTTCTGCATTATTTTGTCAGCTAACATAA
- the LOC119026855 gene encoding transmembrane protein 184C-like, whose amino-acid sequence MPCSCAEWRRWIRPLVLVLYGLLLVAVLPLCIWELQKDKVGTHSKAWFIAGIFVFLTIPISLWGILQHIVHYTQPELQRPIIRILWMVPIYSLDSWLALRYPSLAIYVDTCRECYEAYVIYNFLVFLLNFLSNQYPSLVLMLEVQQQQPHLPPLCCCPPWPMGEVLLFRCKLGVLQYTVVRPVTTVIALICQLCGVYDEANFSFRNAWSYLVIINNISQLFAMYCLLLLYRALKEELTPIRPVGKFLCVKLVVFVSFWQAVFIAFLVKVGVISDKHTWDWDSVEAVATGLQDFIICIEMFLAAIAHHYTFTYKPYVQEAEEGSCFDSFLAMWDFSDIRADVTEQVRHAGRTFLGRPNKMYFGSAARPEHTEHTGLLTATSQDAIAVAATSMPSSPSSSGRYQGLGHTPAPHSISAPAGFTSSSWEDDSDNSPPEAGDTK is encoded by the exons ATGCCGTGTTCCTGCgcagagtggaggaggtggatCCGCccgctggttctggttctctaCGGCCTCCTGCTGGTGGCCGTGCTGCCGCTCTGCATCTGGGAGCTGCAGAAAGACAAG GTTGGGACTCACAGTAAAGCCTGGTTCATCGCCGGCATCTTCGTCTTTCTGACCATCCCGATCTCTCTGTGGGGGATCCTGCAGCACATCGTCCACTACACCCAGCCGGAGCTGCAGAGACCCATCATCAG aATACTATGGATGGTACCAATCTACAGTCTGGACAGT TGGCTCGCTCTGAGATATCCCAGTCTGGCCATCTACGTGGACACGTGCCGCGAGTGTTACGAGGCCTACGTCATCTACAACTTCCTGGTGTTCCTGCTCAACTTCCTCAGTAACCAGTACCCCAGCCTGGTGCTCATGCTGgaggtccagcagcagcagccccacCTGCCGCCGCTGTGCTGCTGCCCGCCGTGGCCCATGGGAGA GGTGCTGCTGTTCAGGTGTAAGCTGGGAGTCCTGCAGTACACCGTGGTCCGACCCGTGACCACCGTGATCGCACT gatcTGTCAGCTCTGTGGGGTTTATGATGAGGCCAACTTCAGCTTCAGGAACGCCTGGTCCTACCTGGTCATCATCAACAACATATCCCAGCTG TTTGCCATGtactgcctgctgctgctgtaccgAGCTCTCAAAGAAGAGTTGACCCCCATCAGGCCTGTGGGCAAGTTCCTCTGCGTCAAACTGGTggtgtttgtttccttctg GCAGGCGGTTTTCATAGCGTTCCTGGTGAAGGTCGGTGTGATCTCCGACAAACACACCTGGGACTGGGACAGTGTGGAGGCCGTGGCCACTGGACTGCAG GACTTCATCATCTGCATAGAGATGTTCCTGGCTGCCATCGCTCACCACTACACCTTCACCTACAAACCATACGTACAG gaggcggaggagggctCGTGTTTCGACAGCTTTCTGGCCATGTGGGATTTCTCTGACATCAGAGCTGATGTGACGGAGCAGGTCCGCCATGCTG GTCGAACGTTCCTCGGTCGACCCAACAAGATGTACTTCGGCAGCGCAGCTCGACCCGAGCACACCGAGCACACCGGCCTTCTCACGGCCACCTCCCAGGACGCCATCGCGGTGGCAGCCACGTCCAtgccctcctccccttcctcgaGTGGGCGGTACCAAGGCCTGGGCCACACCCCCGCCCCACACTCCATCTCCGCCCCCGCAGGgttcacttcctcttcctgggAGGACGACAGTGACAACTCGCCTCCGGAGGCGGGTGATACCAAATaa
- the LOC119026823 gene encoding NACHT, LRR and PYD domains-containing protein 5-like isoform X1, with amino-acid sequence MAKRKKRKRSDSASSSSMSEQPISSCSEPSVSESSTAPSVVSMKSDGSMFHPLNFKETQSELTAPSVISMKSDSSMYEPLNFNRQKTHSQTTGEPSSCSVQHTEEDIRHSHLLEAKKNLKEAMQKKFTLTSEGNGDEGSSLNKIYTELIITTGESEGPHDEHAFRSIKHKLERKPSKQSINLSDIVKPLSGQETSHRTVLTKGVAGIGKSFAVQKFVLDWAEDRENQDIDFIFCHAFREVNLSRDDKSLHELLIELHPALRSLINSEDYTRARVMVILDGLDESRFHLDFANKMVTSVSEVTSVGNLLTNLIQGNFLQNAKVWITSRPAAASQIPAEFVDMVTEIRGFSDPQKEEYFKRRFSPDLGLAERIFSHIQSSQSLDIMCQIPIFCWISAVLFEEIFKGDEKAEIPQTLTEMMAHFLFAQTKRRSRKYDKITETNKERLLRKHREFLLKLGKLAFVQLQKNNLIFYEEDLQDSEIDIAEATIYSGFCNAALREEHVASQKKVFFFVHLTVQEFFAALFVYDCFTNKNAKELGEFLDLKDKEHTFLDLLKMTVDKVLEKKNGHLDFFLRFLLGLLVESNCRVVQGLLTTPEPSQDTDKKILTYLKAIRRKALPPQSSINLFQAMVEMRDHKVKDEIQEYLKLSDRSKTELTPLHCSALAYILQVSKNDLDELDLKSFNTSEEGRRRLIPAVRISRKAILADCKVTEEWVEHVAFGLKFPYLPLRDLDLSNNDLKDSGVKLLCDGLSSQHCKLKILRLSGCLITEDGCGYLASALKSNPSHLTELDLSYNNPGDSGVKVLSDLRDDPQHKLIKLNLEHGGIHRMTPGFKKYACELTLDANTAHKKLLLSEGNRKVTWVEAEQPYPDHKDRFDHNPLVLCEQGLDGRCYLEVEALQPFNIGLTYRTIGRKDKVNDGRLGHNDKSWCLTCLDDGCYVWHNDEIVNTPPQCICSRSSRVGVYLDWPAGTLSFYRVSSDSRTRLHTFKTKFTEPLYPAVELLPQSSALFCQLT; translated from the exons ATGgcgaagaggaagaagagaaagcgATCCGACTCTGCGTCGTCCTCTTCGATGTctgagcagccaatcagctcctGCAGTGAACCTTCTGTGAG TGAATCGTCCACAGCTCCCAGTGTCGTCTCTATGAAGAGCGATGGTTCCATGTTTCATCCGCTCAATTTTAAGGAGACACAAAG CGAGCTCACAGCTCCCAGTGTCATCTCCATGAAGAGTGATTCATCCATGTATGAACCTTTAAATTTTAATCGTCAGAAGACACACAG CCAAACGACAGGAGAGCCCTCCAGCTGTTCAGTACAACATACTGAGGAAGACATCA GACACAGCCACCTTTTGGAAGCAAAGAAGAATCTGAAAGAAGCAATGCAAAAGAAATTTACGTTGACTTCTGAAGGTAATGGCGACGAAGGGAGCTCCCTGAACAAAATCTACACAGAACTCATCATCACCACCGGAGAGAGTGAAGGGCCACATGACGAACATGCGTTTAGAAGCATCAAACATAAATTGGAAAGAAAACCTTCTAAACAATCAATCAACCTCAGTGACATCGTCAAACCTTTGTCTGGCCAAGAGACATCCCACAGGACCGTCCTGACAAAGGGCGTCGCAGGCATCGGTAAATCATTCGCTGTGCAGAAATTCGTCCTCGACTGGGCCGAAGACCGCGAAAACCAGGacattgatttcattttctgtcatgctTTTCGAGAGGTGAATTTGAGTAGAGATGACAAAAGCTTGCATGAGCTCCTGATTGAACTTCACCCTGCACTCAGAAGTTTGATAAATTCAGAAGATTACACCAGGGCCAGAGTCATGGTGATCCTGGACGGGCTTGATGAAAGCCGTTTTCACCTGGACTTTGCAAACAAGATGGTAACATCGGTCAGTGAAGTGACCTCTGTGGGCAATCTTCTTACAAACCTCATCCAGGGTAACTTTCTTCAAAATGCAAAAGTCTGGATAACTTCCcgtccagcagcagccagtcagatCCCTGCAGAGTTTGTTGACATGGTGACTGAGATAAGAGGGTTCAGTGACCCACAGAAAGAAGAGTACTTCAAGAGAAGATTTAGTCCCGACTTGGGCCTTGCTGAAAggattttttcacacattcagtcTTCACAGAGTCTCGACATCATGTGTCAGATCCCGATCTTCTGCTGGATTTCTGCGGTATTGTTTGAAGAGATATTTAAGGGAGACGAGAAAGCTGAAATCCCCCAAACGCTAACAGAGATGATGGCACATTTCCTGTTCGCCCAGACCAAACGCAGAAGCAGAAAATATGACAAGATAACTGAGACAAACAAGGAACGACTtctgaggaaacacagagaattCCTTCTGAAACTTGGAAAACTTGCATTTGTCCAGCTGCAAAAGAACAACCTGATTTTCTATGAAGAAGACCTGCAAGACTCTGAGATTGACATAGCAGAGGCAACAATCTACTCTGGATTTTGCAATGCAGCTCTGAGGGAAGAACATGTGGCTTCTCAGAAGAAGGTCTTCTTCTTTGTACACCTTACTGTACAGGAGTTCTTTGCAGCTCTTTTTGTCTATGACTGTTTCAccaacaaaaatgcaaaagaacTTGGTGAATTCCTTGATCTGAAGGACAAAGAACATACTTTCCTTGATCTTCTGAAGATGACAGTTGATAAAGTGCTGGAGAAGAAGAATGGCCACCTGGACTTCTTCTTGCGCTTCCTCCTCGGCCTTTTGGTCGAGTCCAACTGCAGAGTTGTTCAGGGTCTGCTGACGACGCCAGAACCAAGCCAAGACACCGACAAGAAAATCTTGACTTATCTCAAAGCCATCCGAAGGAAAGCCCTCCCACCACAAAGCAGTATCAACCTCTTCCAGGCCATGGTTGAAATGAGAGACCACAAAGTCAAAGATGAGATTCAGGAATATCTCAAGTTGTCAGATCGTTCCAAAACAGAGCTGACTCCCCTGCACTGCTCGGCACTGGCCTACATCCTGCAGGTGTCCAAGAATGATCTGGATGAGTTGGACTTGAAGAGTTTCAACACATCAGAGGAAGGCAGACGGAGGCTGATACCAGCTGTGAGGATCAGCAGGAAGGCCAT ACTTGCAGACTGTAAAGTGACAGAAGAGTGGGTTGAACATGTGGCCTTTGGTCTCAAGTTTCCTTACTTGCCTCTAAGAGATCTGGATCTGAGCAACAATGACCTGAAGGATTCAGGagtaaagctgctctgtgatggACTGTCGAGTCAGCACTGCAAACTGAAGATACTGAG GTTGTCAGGTTGCCTAATCACAGAGGACGGCTGTGGTTATCTGGCCTCAGCTCTaaagtccaacccctcccatctgacagagctggacctgagctacaacAACCCAGGAGACTCAGGAGTCAAAGTTCTGTCTGACCTGAGAGACGATCCACAACACAAGCTCATCAAACTCAA TCTTGAACATGGTGGAATTCACCGGATGACACCAGGATTCAAGAAAT ACGCCTGTGAGCTCACATTGGATGCCAACACAGCCCACAAGaagctcctcctctctgaaggGAACAGAAAGGTGACCTGGGTGGAAGCAGAGCAGCCATATCCGGATCACAAAGACCGGTTTGATCACAACCCACTGGTGCTGTGTGAACAGGGTCTAGACGGGCGCTGCTACCTGGAGGTTGAGGCGTTGCAGCCCTTTAATATTGGGCTGACGTACAGAACCATTGGCAGGAAAGATAAAGTGAATGATGGCAGGCTGGGACACAACGACAAGTCTTGGTGTCTGACTTGCTTAGATGACGGTTGTTATGTTTGGCACAATGACGAGATTGTCAATACTCCTCCTCAGTGTATTTGCTCTCGCTCCAGTCGGGTGGGAGTGTATCTGGACTGGCCAGCTGGGACTCTTTCCTTCTACAGAGTTTCCTCTGACAGTCGAACACGCCTTCATACCTTCAAAACAAAGTTCACTGAGCCCCTTTATCCTGCAGTTGAACTTCTCCCTCAGTCTTCTGCATTATTTTGTCAGCTAACATAA
- the LOC119026869 gene encoding E3 ubiquitin-protein ligase TRIM58-like isoform X2 — translation MAPGKRVLTLADHISQITSADMKWNAPPRSVAPNDSLKSDLSMLEPPDSHPQRTPSEPLRETDSTASTVSMKSESSMFEPPSFHLQRAQSEPSRETDSTASTVSVKSESSMFEPPSFHLQRGQSEPLRETDSRASNVSMKSDSSMYEPPSFNLKRKHGQLTEEISSCSVCEEAVKDPVPLLCGHQSCKQCVPSFWDQYSSTAVYPCKTCGRRFKGEPEHQTHSEDNKKNLNLPSASRPAPQNTTGPAGREKRDQDLQSVLLEKTIKRVEMETEKLQAEKEKLQAEKETFQAEKETFQAEKEKFQAEKEKSQAEKEKFELEKRKLALEIQSLEQKGSYDTYLPYSLPRTLNLV, via the exons ATGGCCCCAGGGAAGCGTGTCCTCACTCTCGCTGATCATATCAG tcagaTCACAAGTGCCGACATGAAATGGAACGCGCCACCAAG gAGTGTAGCTCCTAATGACTCTTTGAAGAGTGATTTGTCCATGTTGGAGCCACCTGACTCTCATCCTCAGAGGACACCAAG TGAACCGTTACGTGAAACTGACTCCACAGCTTCCACCGTCTCAATGAAGAGTGAATCATCCATGTTTGAGCCGCCCAGTTTTCATCTTCAGAGGGCACAAAG TGAACCGTCAAGAGAAACTGACTCCACAGCTTCCACCGTCTCAGTGAAGAGTGAATCATCCATGTTTGAGCCGCCCAGTTTTCATCTTCAGAGGGGACAGAG tGAACCGTTACGTGAAACTGACTCCAGAGCTTCAAATGTCTCGATGAAGAGCGATTCATCCATGTACGAGCCGCCCAGCTTTAATCTTAAGAGGAAACATGG TCAGCTGACTGAGGAGATCTCCAGCTGttcagtgtgtgaggaggctGTGAAGGATCCAGTCCCTTTACTCTGTGGACACCAGTCCTGCAAACAGTGTGTCCCCTCATTCTGGGACCAGTACAGTTCAACAGCGGTCTACCCCTGCAAGACGTGTGGAAGGAGGTTCAAAGGAGAACCTGAACACCAGACTCATTCTGAGGACAACAAGA AGAACCTCAACCTGCCTTCAGCATCACGACCGGCTCCACAAAACACAACTGGACCAGctggaagagagaagagagatcAGGATCTCCAGTCTGTTCTGCTGGAGAAGACGATCAAGAGAGTAGAGATGGAGACGGAGAAGTTacaggcagaaaaagaaaagttacagGCAGAAAAGGAGACGTTTCAGGCAGAAAAGGAGACGTTTCAGGCAGAAAAGGAGAAGTTTCaggcagaaaaggaaaaatcacaGGCAGAAAAGGAGAAGTTTGAACTTGAGAAAAGGAAACTCGCTTTAGAAATCCAGTCATTGGAGCAAAAGGGCAGCTACGACACATATCTTCCGTATTCACTCCCGCGTACGTTAAACCTAGTTTGA